TTTTGGGTTCTTCTGTGTATGTAATTCTGTTGTTAGGTGTTGATTGTCCTTTATGGATATTAAAATGGAATTAGTTGGAATTTCTATTAGATCTTTGTTAGATTTTCTTCTATTATCAATCAATGAAACCCCTTGTTTCTACCTTACAATTTACTTTTCTCATTTCTTGGTTTTGTTTGTGGTTCGGTTCCTGAAATCCTCTGCTCTTTCAAGATGttaatgttgaagaaaaatgaTACTTTGAATTCTCTCTACAATTTAGAGCCATGTTCATATGCGTTTTAGTGATTATTTAGTTTTGACTTTCAGATGTCTGATCTTGGCCATTTGTGTCTCAGATTTGAATtgtacttttttcttttcttattggGGCATCTGTAAAACTAACAAACTTCATTCATTTAAGCATTGATTGGTGTAGTACATCTGTATTTCCATACAACAGCAGTGTTTCATGGAGGAAAATGCACTTTTAAGGTAAATTCTAGTTGGCAAGTTCAATCAGATAGCCCCCTGGAACACCCCCGTCtttgatactttttttttaGCTTGGCCCTGGTGAAATGATCAGATTTTGATAAGATGGTAGGTTAGGCTTACCTTTTAAAGATCAATTTAAAAATATGTACAGTATGTCTTCACTAGCAGTGTTGAAATTGCTGATTTTACTCGGAAATTGATAGAACACGCTCCATGTTGTAACTACTAATCACTTTTGGTGTTGAAGGAAGTCTGCATCACTCTTATCAAATCTCTAGTGAAAAGGAACATAACTTTGTAAGCGCGACTTCATATGCTTGAGagcagaaagaaaaaaaaatcgatCTTGTACTGGATAGTTTCCCCCCAAAGGCACCAATAGGTCTTGAAAGGGCGACTTCATATGCTTGTAGGGGTCTATTCATTTGCCTTCAATCCAGCCTTTTGAGGAAAGAGGCCACTAAGGAAGGCCTCCTCTTTGCCAAGTGAATCCTGAATATGTTGGCCACCTATTTTTCCATTGTAAGGTCATTAACCAGGTTTGGAGTTTGGTTCTTGCAAAGTTGCAATCTTTGGCATGACATGGCATGGACGACCCTCACTACATTAAGGATTTCTTGCATTGCTCGGAGAAGCGAAAGAACTTAAGATTGGGAACAAAAGAGATTTTGAAGGCAAAAGGAGAAGCATACATAACCTTAAGCTTAAATGTACTGTATAACTTGCATTGAAGGTGTATAACTTTCTACTTCCACTAAACATTTAGTAAGGCATATTCTTGTCAAAAGCATTCACTCCTAACAGGCGGTAAGAAGAATCAGAGAACTAGAGTTGGGTTAGCTTAGCTTTTCTAAATTGTATATAGAGTAGATATTGAACCCTCTTTGGCTTCTTTATATGTttacttttcatattttgaatctgCTTAGTGAAAATTCTGAATATGTGATTGAGGAAGAGTTGTTGATGGGCATGGTGGAGGCACCATTGTTACTATGACATGAAAGAAGCGGTTAGGATGAAATTCAGGAAAAGACATTATTATCACGTGCAAATCGTTTTGTTGATAGAACGATAGAAGGAGCATAGATAATATTATTGAGAGAATTTTGTGTGAGATGAGTTGAAGAAAGAGGCACTACTAGTGTTTTGAATTTGACAAACCTTATCCATTGTCCACATGCATTTGATTGTAACACCAAACAAAGATTTCCTATGAATAAATTCATGGTTCAATAACAAACATAGGGGTTCTAAATTAGATAGTGTAATAGTGAGAGCGTCTTGTTTGAGGTTCTGGAGTTGTGGAGATTAAGAATTTGAGTGTTTGAAGGGAAGGACAAAATAGGCAATTTTAAAAATGCTCGATGGAGATAAAATGATGGGCATGATTAAGTGAATGAGAAGAGGGAGGTGTGAGGGACGACAACATTGATCTAATATcatcaatgtatatattttttacacTGGTAGATCACGCAAAGATGTCAATAGGTAAACTTCCTGAAAATGAGAAGTTTATAATCTTAAAAATATGACAAGTTACTTGTTATAACAGATAAATGTAAATTTATAATGAACTTTTTGTATTAAcaatatatgtaatttaaattcattttattttttatgtataggAAATGATGTAATTCCCCTGGCGAAATGCCGTTCTTACTTGTATTGTTTGTTAATAATAAAGATGTGATTACTTGTGGAAAATGTTGCTTGTTTGCTTCTTGATATAAGAGATGCAGTTTTCATATTTACAAATGAAAAACCTATTTATGCAAGGTgtacataaaagaaaaattctgGATCAGTCTCTCAGGTCCGAATCATGTTGTACATAAGCATAAGCAGGCTCTGTAAAATCTAATATAAGTAAACTAAATGAAACAGAATCAAGATTCTCTTTTGGATTAGACCCTTAGAGAAGGCTGGAGTGAGGGTTATTACATAGcaaaatgatataaatgattAGAGCGATGCCCCCTTGCTTTGGGAAGAgttgtcttcttcttcttgagtGCAGGATAGCCATTATTGATTAGGCCATTTTACAAAAAAGGGTTGTAAGAACAATATGACAACAAAATAGCAAGATACAAAACAAATAAAGCAACACATAGTATTACAAATTGAAGAATAAGAAACTATGTGATTACCTAGATAATACTACTAATATGGGAAATCACATAAAAAAAGCATTAATAGAGGAAAACTTCTCCAAAAACGGAATGAACACACAACGGAGAAAGAGGGTTAAACAAAGGTGCCCTTGATACAACATTAGTGTTATTACTAGACTTCTAGCAGCCCAACAGCTTAGAAAACTTGGCAAAATCCAAATTCAAACAGATATGAAAACTATAATCCACAGTAGAGAGTAAATACTAATGATTATCCATGTTGAGTCTGGTGACAAACACTTAGCTAATTTTAGGGGATCTAGTGCACACTGCGCAATATTCCATGCAAATAACCACCTGTCATAACAAGAGACACAAAGGAGACAACACCGGCTGGAAAAACCTTCTTTGATTTCAGAAAACGAGATCCCATTACTCCAAGAAGTCCAGCCGAGAGGACGAAACCAATTGCTGATGCCAAAACAGGTTGTGTTGGAAGCATAGTATAAACAGCGTACAGGAGGGAGGCAGAAACTCCACCTGCAATCAGGGATTTCGTGCTGCCACTCTTCAGATAACCCATAAAACCACCAGCTCCAACCAAGAAAGCATAGCCCAATGTCAATTTTTGGGACATAGAGAGGGCCATTTTCTTTTTACTGTTATGATCCTCGCCTTCATCTGAGCCCCCCTCATTGCCaccatcattattattatttccaCCATTATCTCCCCTGCCGCCACTGTCATTATTTGCACCCCCAGAATCACCTCCACCACCACCTGCCTCTGGCAGAACATCGATTCCTGTTCCAGCTGGATCAACAGTAAAGGTAGTTGGCATTGTAGAGTCAGAGACAACACTGGCTCTGAGCCCCCAGTAGAAATGCTTCGATTGAGTGGACAAGTCCGGATACACTGTGTGAGGGGTAGTCAAGGGATGCAGAGATGAACGAAATGACCTCAATGGCTGACTATGAGCAACAAAATACTGCCTTTGATTCCAACCTTGGACTCGAAAGTTAGGCAACATTATGGAGGACTGAGAAATGGCCAAAAATTCACCCATTATCTAGAATATGAAATAGCAATGAGTAAATTATGAGAAACTTATTTTCGGGATGTTTTGTTTTCTGCAGCTTCTGTAGTCTCAGCAACTTCCACAAAAATCAGTCTTCCATCAACAATCTGCAGTCAGTACATTTCAATGACAGAACAGAAATTGACCAGGTGAATGGGAAGCAACAAGACTCATACAGTCAATACAGGATTATATCACCAGGAGGACATGAAATTAGATGCCCTTTATAAAGCTGGAAAACAAATTCCCTCTGGAAAGTAAAAAAACTTTCTGCAAGAGATAATGCCATCTAAAATCCTCCTGAAACGTTGAGGATTTCTTAATTTCAGCAGAGAGGAGAATCTATTCACTAGCACTTACATTTAactatctttttccttttttgcaaCAAATCCTCACAAATCAAAGACTTGGAACAACAATACAATCAAAACagactttttctttttggtaaaATAGTCATCTACTTTGAATTATGAGATAATACATAAATCAAGACTTTAGACATAAGTATATCAAGCACAATTGTCACAACCAACCAACCACCACAACCTCAAATAGCTTAAGCTTGGTGCATTATTGATCTACCCAGTCAACAAGAAACCCTTAGTTTATGCATTATTTAGATATAAAAACAAACCACACAGCTGCACCCAAAAATAGACGTGTTGACAAATGACCGTCAAGAATAACACCAATTTTTTCCTAACACATTCACATTATGGATATAGCATTTCTACTACTCTCAACTGTGTTTTCTCACCTCTATCCCATATTAAAACAATCTTTTTGCTCTGTGCACACAATGTTTAGGGACTTATGTTTTGAACAACTTAATGTCCAGTATGTCAATATTACACTAAGTACATAcataaataaagaagaaaaaaatcacgGAAGTGGGGGAATGGACAGTGATAGAGACAGAAATTAGGTACCAATATTAGATTCGAAGTAAGGAAAATTAGTGACCACAGGGGGTGGGTGGAGGTAGTGATTTAATAGAGGGGAAGCAGACAGTTTGTCGGTTTGGAGTTTGTTATTATAATTTTGTTCTTCAGCTGACATGTTTTATGCATATGAGTattcttttctttcttaattttcttgttttgtttaATACCGGCTGAAAAAAAATTCTCATCTCTAGAACACAACTCATCCATTTATTAAGTCCTCATTTTTCTTGAATTGAGAACTTTTATAACATCTTTAGTCTTCCCTAAGAACTTCCCAGTTTCTTATCAATAACTCAATGACTACCACTATTTAGAGCCTAAGTTGCACAGACTCTTCACTTTCGATGCCGCACCTGCGTCagattctccaaaagtagtgtatttttggaTAATCCGACACGCACCCAttaacatttttgaagagtccgagcaacatagcttaaaacaatataaaatatcGACCAGTGACGTCAAGACAGAATCCAGAAGGAAGACTTGGGACAACAAGATATTTCCCAAGCTTCATTTCCACTAAGGAGTTTATGAGCCAATTAATTCAAAAAAGGTAGCATATATCTCCATTAAAAGATAAATACATATAAGAGGAACCAAGaacaaacaacaataaaaaagcATTCATAATGAGATGCAGTTCCTACAGCTAACACAATATCTCTATGTAAACCAGTAACTTCCTAGAACCTAGATCTCCCTTTTAAGTGAAAGTTAGATGTTTTTAGATGGTTATATTCGTTGCATGTTTTGCTATAAGCCTATGAatcccccccctcccccccaaaCCCCAACTTACATTTTCTACCCTTAATTTGGTCCATTTCAGCAATGATTATCCTAACTCCAACTGAAAGCATTTGCAGGACCATTATCATATTTCAAAGTCCTTACAACCAATGAATGCACCAGTAGATGCATGTGGATGATAGTGTAAAGTTCACACAGTCAAACAGCACGCTGAAACAATCCAGCTTGAAATAGATATTTTGTGAAGTGTTGGAATTAGACATCTGCTTCCTTTAACCCATGATGATTGATAAATAGTTTATTTAAGCAGATGACAGTCTAAGAATTGTCAATAGGTAGAGGCATACCTAGTTTAAAATGTGGGATACCACTATAACCATAACTCCTTGTCCCGTATCTAGCAATAGATACAGATTTAGTAAAAAAACTACATTATCCAGAATTTTATATACAATTAAGTGTAAACTAGCAGGTCTACCTGCACTAATTAGTGAAGGGTACACCCACCTTGGTATAACTATTTTAAGCACGTTCCATTTACTAAATATACAgataatacaaatacaaatctACAAAGCTGAGGAATTACCCTTCTGTTCATGGAATTCAATGCATTCTGGGCATCTGCTTCTGACTCAAAGGTAACGAATCCAAAACCTTTAGGCCTTTGCGTTCTTGGATCTTTAACAAGCCTTGCTGGTCACCCAATTAACAAATTTATATCAATAAATCAAATTAGCTAAGCCTTAATACCAAACTAGTTGCAGACCCACTTTAACTAACTCATCACGAAGTGTATGAGTTGAGAGCTGTGAGCTTTCAGATCCAAATCTCAACAATAAGCACTTGGTGATTTCTTCTCACCTATCCTATTCTTAGTGGACAGAGTTATTTGGTACCCGATGCTGGTCGGAGGTGGCAAATATCTCATGGAATTAGTTGAGATGCGCCAAAACTAGTCAGGACACCACGGTcatcaaaaacaacaacatatccaatgtaatcccacaaagtgAGGTCTGTGGAAGGTAGCTATACACTGTACACTGTACACAAACCTTAACCCTACcctggagatagagaggttgttctGATAGACCCTCAACTCAATGAAACACAAACAAAAGCATTTcagaaaagaaaataacagaAATGAATGGGAATAATCATAGGCTATCATAGGCGCTTCTAATTTCTTTGAAGATTCTCAATGCAACATGAGCTTAAATCCGCCTACCTACTTACTAATCTACTTaacttaaaataataaatgaaatgTAATTTAAATTGGTCGAGAAAAAAACCCAAAGCCATGGAAAAAATATGATAGAAAGCATGACAAAGCATCCTGCATAGTAACTATACAAATAATACGATAATGGAAGTATAAAATGCAACAACTAGTAATAGAAATGGAGGAACAAGAAGCTACAAGAGTAATACTACGACTACTAGCATAAAAGGATAATTGAGACCACACTCTACTACCTGCTGACCTACCACCCTAATCGAGACCACGACCATCAACTAGTAAGTTAATTTAACACTTGGATAAATAGATTTCAGGAAAACAGCAAACCTTCTGTAACAATGCCAAAAGgtgaaaagagcttcttcaaATGTTCATTCGTAGTGTAAAACGATAATCCTGTGTAacgaacaaaaaataaataatcaaatgcATCAGTATTAGGGTTTCAATAGCGGACATAAATCGATATcggaagagagagagagagagagagagagagagagagagagtactGCTCACGAAAAGCTGCAACCCTTTTGCCATCTGAGTTTTTCCGAGAGCAGCGCTGTATCTAAGTCAAAGAGACACTGCATTTTATCCAAATTGCACGTTGGTCCCTACTTTTCTAATCACAATTTCATTTTGGTCCCTACTTTTCTATGATTGTTcttttagtttgttttttttccaaataaaagCCACAATTGTGGTGGGACGTAAATGTGGCAGCGGGACCGGAACAACCGGATCGGTATCTACCGGATCGGTATCTACCGGAATCGGTCATAAAAATGGTGGTTCCGTCTGGAACTGAATCGGATCGATATCGGtattaaatgataaatttattgAAGGCCGTCCTGATCCGGTATCGGACCAGTATTTCGGGTTTGTTTTTTTAGTCTTCCTAATCCTAAATGAGGAAATCTGTGCTTTATTCATTGAGAAAGCTCCTCTATCCTTTCTAGGAGGTTCTCAAACTTTAAACATGTTAGCTATAGGGAACACCTTAAGATGATATTTTTAAGATTGTTTgaagaaacttaagagataCCAAAGAAAGCTGTTATCATCTGTGTTAATTTTTACCCTACTAGTGGAGGCAATTTTCATTTATATCTCTATTGCATGCTTAAATCCTTTAATAAACCTAGAAATGACACCCCATGAACCCTACCAATTAGAGTATCTCTCTAGTTATCATAAGCAAGACTGAGATAGAATGAATCTGATGAATCACCATTTTAAGGGATGAATTTGTATCATTATATTTAGTTGTACATCGATTCTTTCGAAGCTCCTAGTAGATAATATATGGAACACATGAATCAGGTTAGCGAGACATGACGCCAGATCAGaagtagaaggttagtaggtagtggAGT
This region of Solanum dulcamara chromosome 9, daSolDulc1.2, whole genome shotgun sequence genomic DNA includes:
- the LOC129902734 gene encoding protein FATTY ACID EXPORT 2, chloroplastic-like, with translation MGEFLAISQSSIMLPNFRVQGWNQRQYFVAHSQPLRSFRSSLHPLTTPHTVYPDLSTQSKHFYWGLRASVVSDSTMPTTFTVDPAGTGIDVLPEAGGGGGDSGGANNDSGGRGDNGGNNNNDGGNEGGSDEGEDHNSKKKMALSMSQKLTLGYAFLVGAGGFMGYLKSGSTKSLIAGGVSASLLYAVYTMLPTQPVLASAIGFVLSAGLLGVMGSRFLKSKKVFPAGVVSFVSLVMTGGYLHGILRSVH